One Bos taurus isolate L1 Dominette 01449 registration number 42190680 breed Hereford chromosome 4, ARS-UCD2.0, whole genome shotgun sequence genomic window, catgtgaagggttgactaattggagaaaactctgatgatgggagggattggggacaggaggagaaggagacaacagaggatgagatggctggatggcatcaccgactcgatgaacgtgagtttggatgaactccaggagttggtgatggacagggaggcctggcgtgctgcaattcatggggttgcaaagagtcagacactactgagtgactgaactgaactgaactgaatgttcttaTCATCTCTTCTTCAGCCACCCATCCAAGATCATCTGTCAGACTCTGTCCCTGACATTAACCACAAGCTCACTTTCCAATATTCAAATCCCTACTCTAAGAGCAGAAACCCAGGGACATTCAGCTGGTCCTCAGTGGGAGGTCACTGAGACTCTAACATCTGAGACTTCCTTTACTCCCAGGGTTCAGATGACTGTGATGAGCAGTCTGTGTGCCTGGGAACTAGTGGGTGAAAAGCAGATGataatattttcttgtttatgaTTTATCCTCACCTCCTTGTAATTTCACCTGAGATTAGCATGAAACTGGCCTAAGTAacatcatgggaaaagcaaaggatcatttttctttccaaaaatctGTGTTTCATTGGTCCTGAAGAAGTCCTTGGAGCATCCTTCATAGTGTAGCAGTTCTGGCTTTTGGGTATGGGTCCAAGCTTGGGCTCCCAATGTGGGCTTCCTACCAGTCAAGAGCAACCTAAATTTGTATGCAAACATCTGTATGATTTTCATATCACTGTTTGGCAGAGAGAGGTCCATAGCTTTCATGAGATACCACAAAAAGTCAGTGATAGAAAAATCTTAAGAATCACTAACAAAGACAAATctaccaacaaagacctactgtatggcacagagaactctgctcagtattctaaataatctaaataggaaaagaatttgaaaaaaaaatagatacacacataggaatgactgaatcactttgctgtacacctgaaactgaaaCAACAATGCTCATCatcttgttgttgctcagtcactcagtcatgtcctcctctgaaaccccatggactgcagaacaccaagcttccctgtccttcaccatctcccggagtttactcaaactcaagtccactgagtccatgatgccatccaaccatctcatcctttgttgtcctcttctcctcctgccttcagtctttcccaacatcagggtcttttctactgagtcagctcttctttgcagcgggtggccaaagtattggagtttcagcttcagtatcagtccctccaatgaatatgcagagttgatctcctttaggattgactggtttgatctccttgcagtccaagcaactctcaagagtcttctccacagttcgaaagcatcaaatcttcggtgctcaatcttctttatggtccaactctcacatctatacaggactactgggaaaatcatagttttgactaaacagacctttgttggcatagtgatgtctctgctttttaacacactgtctaggtttgtcatagcttttcttccaaggagcaaacatcttttaatttcatggctgaagtcaccatctgcagtgattttggagcccaagaaaataaaatttctgactgtttccattgtttccccatcgatttgccatgaagtggtgggaccagtgccatgatgttagttttctgaatgttgagttttaagccagctcgtTATCTACTTcaagagtaaataaaaattttaaattaaagaaaaaaaaaaagaatcactacTATggtaaaacaagaaaattctttttttaacagGCGGAATAGAACATCAGGGCTTTGAACCTTCCTCCTCGTTGAGGATCATCCTGGTAGGGAAAACAGGCAGCGGGAGAAGTGCCACTGGGAACAGCATCCTCTGCCAGCCCGTGTTTGAATCCAAGCTGGGGGCCCAGGCGGTGACCAGGAAGTGTCAGAGGGCAACAGGCATGTGGAATGGGAGGAGCATCGTGGTGGTGGACACGCCTCCCATCTTCGAGGCTGAGGCCCAGGATCAAGAGGTGTATGAGAATATCGGAGCCTGTTACCTGCTGTCGGTGCCAGGGCCCCACGTGCTGCTGCTGGTGACCCAGCTGGGGCGCTTCACCGAGCAGGACGTGGTGGCCGTGACCAGGGTGAAGGAGGTCTTTGGGGCAGGAGCTGAGAGATACATGGTCATCCTCTTCACCCACAAGGAAGACTTAGAGGGCGGATCCTTGGATGAGTACGTGGCAAACACAGACAACCTCAGGCTGAGGCGCCTGGTCCGGGAGTGCGGGCGAAGGTACTGTGCCTTCAACAACCGGGCCTTGGGGGATGAGCAGAGAGAGCAGCTGGCCCAGCTGATGGCTGTGATCGAGGGGCTGGAGCGGGAGCACCAGAGTGCCTTCCTCACCAACGAGCTCTTCTTTGATGCACAGATGCTCCTGCAGATGGGGGGTGGCGCCCATGGAGAAGGTCAGAGGCGCTACCTGGACAAGGTACGGCTGCAGGTTGCAAAGCAAAAGCAAGACCTGAAAGAGGCGGAGAGAAACTCTGCCTTCAAGGCGCTCCTCCGACTCAAAGCCTGGATTGTTTCTCATGTCAAAATATTTGTTCTTCTTGTCCTGTGCCTTTTGATTTTTCTTGCCATTGTAATTATTTTGTGTACCCATCAAGGCTGAGCATTTTCAGATGACATCTGCCGTCAGCTTCCATTTTTTTCAGAGTCAGtatatcactaactcaatggacatgggtttgggtagactctgggagttggtgatggacagggaggcctggtgtgctgtggttcatggggtaacaaagagttagacacgactgagcgactgaactgaactgatatctatgttgatcaggaactttattttctttttacataatTTCACTTACAATTTCGCTTCCTTGCATCAGACATGCCATCCCTTTTCTTCAGTTGCTTTTTAGGTAAATAAaatccaaagggggaaaaaattccCTTTCTGTTGTGTTAAAAATGGTGAAGGCAAATAATAAACTAAATGCACATCATCAAGAAATATTGAGGAGTTTGCATAAAGGAAAGTGAGTGGACTGACATGCTGTGTGAGCAAGCATCTTACCGGGGACCTACTTTTTACAGTTGAAATTGCTTATCTTATATGAAAGATACTCTGACTTCCTTGTagggtgtaaaaaaaaaattgtacactCCACAAGAGAGAAAGACTAGGATGTTCTGGGACATCTCTGGGGTATGAAGAGGCTaggggagaaaggaagaaggCCCTGAAGATGGGGTGAGGAGGAAGATCTCTGATACTCAGCCACTGGGAAATTAAAGAACCAGAAATCCTTAGAGCAGGGCTGGATGACAGCCAGATGATAAGTGTAGGAATTCAGGCTTAGCCGGCCATCTGGTCTCCTTCAACACTCAACCATCCTCTTGAGCATGAAAGCCACCCTGGACAAGAAGGAAGTGATCTGCAAGGCTGCATTCCCTACAAGTTTAGAAATTTGAATTGCATGAACTTTTCATATGTGGCAATGAAACATTCTGCTTCTTTTGATTTATTcaccctttaaaaaatataaaagcccTCCTCAGCTCACAGGTTATATACAGAACTGGCCTCAGCCTTGATTTGCTCTGCAGGCTGTGGTTTGCCCACTCCCATTTTAGAGGAGATTTTCCATCATGGGTTGAGCTGGGATGTAGTGGAACATCTTGAATCCCAAGGTCAGCACAATCGTGTGTGATATCTGTAGAAATTTGGGGGAAAGGTGGCATTGCACATTTCAGTGGTAGGAAAGAGAAGCAGGCATACACTGGGGTGAAGTCTGAGCGGAGGTCACCAAATCAGTGGAAAGAGGAAATCAGATGAGGAAGGGTCTGGGTGACCCCTTGCCAACTTCTTCTATGGGATAGCTGCCCATGCCTTCATACCCTGTAGGGAAGACCCACAGTTGCACAGGCAGCCTGTGACTGGGTGGGTAAATGATGAACTCTCTGTGACGCCCAACTCATTGTCCATGTCCCTGCTGGTGATAAAGGTGTGGTTTATCTCAACAGTGCTATTCCATAACCGATTCCAACCTGTGCAAGGAGTGTTATGTGTGAGCTCCTCAAACCCTTGAAACACCAAGCATCTCAGAGTTCTCAGACCAAGGACCTCCTCCTCCGTGCGGTCTTCCCACACTGTCTGACCCAAGCTGGCCTCTCCCTTCCTTGACTTCATCCAGTTCTGCTCCACCCACACATAGCTGATTTGCCCAATGTCGGGGTCTCTGCTGGGCGCCAGGGATCTGAGAGAAGTAAGGCCAAAGGCACCTGTGTGGTAGAGGGAGGAAGGCATATAAAAATGAGGGTGAGCCGGAAGTGAGAGTCTACACAGGGAAGCAAGAGTAGCCCTCACTGGTCATGACTAAAGAAAGCCCAGGCAGGAACGAAAACCCAGTGGGCCAATGaataaattaaactaaaaatggGTGTGAGAGAAATTTGTCCGCGGTGGGATGTCAACCAGAAGGAGAGTGTGGACTCAGGGGCAGAGGTGCCGTGGCCACGGTGAGGCCGGGGCTTCTAGAAATGTGCCGGCCCCTCCCTCCAGGACTGACttcaggcagagggagcaggcaAGCCATTCagaatcacagtaatccaagtctgtgccccaaccggTAATGCTGGGTCAGGCAGGAGATTGAGAATcactggaggaggcagggagggaccAGGCTGGGCGGGGCCCTGGGCGGGTTCAAGGGCTTTCTCCCCAAGGTTTTTAAGCAGCTTAGGAATTTCAGAAAGATCATGCTGCAGCAATGTGGCGGTTGGACTAAATAAGTGTGAGCCTAGAAACATGGCATCACACTCAGAATAAAAGAATTCTGTCTCAGCCATCCATCCGGGCCTGAGCCATAATGGGAGGTGTGGGGATGGAGAGGACATGACAGGAATGCAGACAATGAGGGGGTGAATTGACACAGAGTGGCACTGACAGCAAGGTCAGGAGGGAGCCAGCTTTCTGTCGGCCTCCTGGGGACTCTGACTCCCCCCACTGCCCGGGCCCTCAGAGGACACTGGGCTGAGCAGAGGATGGCGGAGACTTCAGATCCGGTGGAGTCGACCTTGAAGCCCTCTGGGCTGGGcagtctcctcctccctcctgggaAGTCACTGGACCAGGGAAACTCACTAAAGAAAGTATTCGGGAGCAGGGCTGCAGGAGGATGGCCTCCCTCCAGGAATGCAGATGGTTGGTTCCCAGGCCTCCCCACCTGAGAAAGCATTTCTCACCCCAGGAGCAGCGTTTCTCAGTCAGCCAGATGGCATTCCACCTTTGTTGACTTTCTAGGGGAGTAAAGCTGGAGGGTGAACCCAGGAATATTTTGCAGTAGAGGAGGAGACAGGGTCGTGCTCCACCTTGACTCACACATGGATGTTCCCCAAAGTGATCTCTTGGAAACTGTTCAAATATGAGTGCTGATTCTCCCTCAAAAGATGAAGGAAGCACAGAAAAACCCGCCTGGGGGCCATCCCATTTCCTCTGCCCCTCCTTTTGTCATTTTCAGAATAATTCATTCCAGGGGTTTTTCACATTCTTGGGATGCAGTGAACTTCCATTTCTTGAAGTGGGACCGTTAGATATAGGCAGAGGTCCTCCCTGTCACCTGATAAAagagaaattcatttatttattctcgaTTGACTTTTTTGGCAGGAAGCATGAAAACACGGGTGTTCTGATAAATTTCAGGATTTCTTTTAAAGAGATATGAAGAATTCTTTATTAGTTCAAATGTTTTCAAATGCAAGTAAAGGAGACCCCAAACTCCAATGGCTTAAGTAATAAAGGAATTTATTGGCTGACATAATCAGAAATCAGAGATGGGGTGGGCTTCAGGGCTGGTTGATTCAGGGGCTAGGGTTGATTCAATTACTCTGCTCAGCTTTGCAGTGTTGGGTAAGGTGACCATGGAGAAAAAGAGAGTAAGCCAGGCATTCAGGCAGAAAAAGATTCAttataggaagaaagaaagtaagTAAGTAACTGGCTTTAGAGAAAAACCAATGCCCTCCCTTTACAGACAACCCTTCTTATACCTTATTGATGGGTAATTGTGCCCCAAAGGGAAGGGGCCTTAGTTTATCTTTAGCCCGCAGCTGGAGTCTTGTGGTCGTGTAGTTGAAGGGGTCTCACAGTTGGGTGGTCACATAGTCTTGAGAAACTGGCACCAGCAGGGAGAAACAGGATATTGCCTTCAGGAAAAACAGGATTCCCCCAGGGCAATGTGGCCACTGTAACTTCATCTCTTGTTTGTCAGGGCACCACAATGGGCCATATTTTAACTATATGCTATGAGCCCCTTGTGAACCCTAACGTTGCAGCCTTTTTGATATAGGGTAAGGGCTGAAGGTCAGGCTTCTGTATCTGCTTTGCACTGGTTTTGTTAGGGGAAGCgcactgattgaaactgcccaccctggccaagcACCATTttcatgagttgttttacaataggaggtcctggtaaggaacacagaactaataagcctccaccaactggaagagttcaggaaaggtcaaaaggagacaccacatttCCGAcctcctcccagaatccttctccctggcatccatcttggctgaacaaggcgtgcaccaccaggaagaacTCTGAGTccgaatgattggctaaagacaaccaggaaactaatcccatcaccataaaacccgagactgcaagccatatggcagagctgttctcctgggttcccttaccctactgctctctgcccaggcgccctttcccaataaaatctcttgctttgtcagcacatgtgtctcctcggacaactCATTttcaagtgttagacaagagcccagtttcaggccctggaaggggtcccccttcctgcaacagtttgGGGGTGTTGTCATGGGGTAAGATAAGAATAGGCTGGAATGTGGGTTAAGGGAAGTCTGAGTGAGCTCAAAGTGTGTGATAATTGGAGCAAGTTAGAAGTAGCTCATGAACAGTCTGGCTGGTGAAGACTCATAGGCAGTCCTGGAGAAAAAAGACACATTTTGAAAAAAGACACATTAGACAGGGACCGAAAGTCAGAATAAGGGTTAATATGAGAAGGGGACCCAGTAAAGGTAGGAgccatggcatccaatcccaatTGCTTAACCAGTTTTCCCATGATTTACTAAGATGTTGATGTATTCTTGAGGCCCTATTTGTCAGATTCTTTGCTGCCTGCTTTGCAACACCCTACTtattgaactgtggtattggagaagactcttgagagtctcttggacagcaaggagatccaataaaggagatcattcctgggtgttcattggaaggactgatactgaagctgaaactccaatactttagccacctcattcgaagagttgactcattggaaaagaccctgatgctggaagggattgggggcaggaggagaaggagacaacagaggatgagatggctggatggcatcactgactccatggacatgagtttgggaaaactccaggagttggtgatggacagggaagcctggcatgctgcgattcatgggatcacaaagagtcagacatgactgagcaactgaactgacttattggCGTAGAAGCAACAGGTTTCATCTATGAAAAGACAAAGGCCTCCTTTTTCTGCTGTGAGAAGGTCTAATCCTCTTCTGGTTTGAAGGACCACAGCTGTCAGGGAGTCTAGTTGGCCCTGGAGAGTGATAAGGCCAGCAGCTACTTCTGGCTCTCAGTAAGATCCTTAGAGAGACTGTGATAGTAGTTTACAGAGGTCGTGAGCCCTGCTGTCCCTGTTCCAATCCCCGCTGCTCTTCCTAAGCTTATCAATAAGAGAATGAATTGAATTGCTTGTTTGGGTTGGTTGTGGATTAGTGTGATAGAGAAGGTTTGGTTGTTAGGAGGAATAGAGATGTATCAAGTAAGATCAGGGTTATTGAAAGGGGCTGAAGAGATATGAGAGGAATGAGGTATCAAGTCTTCTAATGTCTCATTGCAAGTGTGAATTGGAGGCTCAGAAAAATTAGGGATGAGGATGGCAGGGTTGAGAGTAGGGCAGCATTCAAAAGAGAACTCGGGAGATTCTAGGAGGGTGACATGAATTAGTTGGATACGAGAAGGTGATAGAAGAGCCATGGTCTTGTGTGAGAGTTAAGTCCTTAAGGTCATGTTGTGAGCAAATGACCATGGGTGTCCCAAAAGTAAGTTTTTTGCTTTCTTGAGTGAGAAGTGTAGCTATGGCCAGAGCACACAGGCAGGCTGGCCATCCCTGTATGGTGGTATCCAGTTGTTTTGACAGGTGAGCAGTGGGGGGAAAGGAAGGGCCCTGCATCTGTCCTAAGACTCCTAGGGCAATTTTATGTCTCTCAGTAGTGTAGAGTATAAAAGGGCGAGAAAGATCAGGCAGTGTTAAAGCTGGGGCTGACAGAATAGCTTGTTTTAGAGCATTAAAGCCTGAACAGGCATTTGACTTAGGCTCAAGAGGCTCCAAAAGATCCCCCTGGGTAGCTTGATATAAGGGTTGTGCTAAGAGGGCAAAATTGGAGATCCAGAGGTGTAGATACCCAGCCAAGCCCCAAAAGGAGAGAATTTCCATTTTTGATGTAGGGAGTGATCCATTTTTGATGTAGGGCAGATATAAGGGGCTTGCTATCAGTAGTTATATGTCTCTTTGTTGGTGACAGGAGAACTCCAAGATAGGTGACCTCAGGGAGGGGAAGTGGAGGGGATACTCGATAGCCCCAATCAGCTAGGAAGTTGAGGAGTTGTATGTCGCTGAGAATGTATGAGTGAGGGGCTACAAAGGAGAAGATCATTTACATATTGGAGGATAGAACTTGGGGCAAGATTGAGAGAGGTTAAGTGTGAGGCCAAGCTTGGCCAAAGAAATGAAGACTATCATGAAATGCTTGGGGAAGGACAGTCCACATTAATTGTTGGGAGCGATGACTGTCTGGATCAGTCCAGGTAAAAGCGAAAAGATCTTGAGGGTCTGGGTGTAAAAGGATGGTGAAAAATCCATCCTTAAGGTCCAGGATGGTGAAATAGTTGGTAGAAGGAGAAATAAGGGAAAGAAGAGTATAGGGATTTGGGACTACTGGGTCAATGGAGACAACAGCAGCACTAATAAGTCTCAAGTCTTGAACCAGGTGGTAGGAGCCATTTGTCTTTTTAACAGAAGGATAGGCATGTTATAAGGAGAGTGAGTAGGGCGCAAGAGACTGACACAGCAGCTTAGAGATGATGGACTTAATCCCTGTTGATGTATTTGGGAAATAGGGTATTGAGGTTGATTGGGAAATTTTGTTGAATCTTTTAGATGAATATAAATGGGAGTATGGTGGGAGGCAATGGAGGGGTTATCAGTATCCCAGTCTATAGGGTTTATGGAGAAGGAGGGTaatgggggaggtgaggaaataGTAGGTTTGAGAAGCAGTAGCCAGGCCAGGTCTGGGAGAAAGATTTGGAATAGTGAGGAAAGCCTTGAATTTGGAGAGTAGATCCCTTCCAAGGATTGGAGTGGGGCATTTTGGGATAATGAGGACAAAATGAGAGAATGGGGTATTTTGAAGTGTGCAAGGCAGAGGTTTGGTAATCTGTGGTGTAGACACTAAACTATCAACCCCCACAATAGAGATCTGAGAGACTTCAGTTTTTCTGGAATAAGCAGGCATGGCAGAATAGGTGGCCCCTGTGTTggtaagtattcttgcctggaaaatcccatggacggaggagcctggtaggctgcagtccatggggtcactgggagctttcatgcattggagaaggaaatggcaacccactccagtgttcttgcctggagaatcccagggacgggggagcctcatgggctgcggtccatggggtcgcacagagtcagacgtgactgaagcgacttagcagcagcagtgttgatAAGAAAAGAGATCGGCTTACCTGCCACTGTGAAAGTCACCCTGGGCTCCGTAGAGGTGATGAGAGTtggggcctggggccctgggcaccTTTGGTCTTCAGTGGTGAGTCCGAGGAGTCTGGGCAGAGCTGGGTCCAAACTCCTCCTTGGGACTGGGAGGCCATGTCTGGATCCCTAGAGGGGGATTAGGGCAGTCTACCTTCCAATGTCCCTTTATGCCATAATTAGGACTTGGACCCAGAGGGGCCCTGGGCTAGGGGCATGAGCGGGCCCAGTGCCCTTCTTTACCACACTTGTAACAGGGCCTagatgatttcttttctctgtcagAGGATTGAGGTATGGAGCCATGTAGGGCAGTGGCTGAGAGATGATATTTAGCTTGATCTCTTTGAGCCTGTTCtgttattgaaaattttaaaagccaaattTAAAAGATCTCATTGAGAGGTTCAAGggccttcctctgccttttttagcTCTCTTTGAATGTCTGGGTATGATTAGGAAGTAAAAtgggtcagttcagtcagtcagttcagtcgctcagtcatgtccgactctgccaccccatggactgcagcacgccaggcctcactgtccatcaccaaattctggagtttactcagattcatatccatcgagttagtgatgccatcaatGGCTATTAAGGACAACAGTACCTTCTGTTGAAGTTGGatctaattttgtatatttttgcagGGCTTCTGTTAATCTAGCTAGAAATTATGCTGGATTTTCACCTGGTCTTTGAGTTATTTCTCTGAATTTATCAAAGTTAACAGCTTTATGTCCTGCTTTTTGGAGGCCTGCAATAAGGCAAGTCACCATACGATTATGGGCTGTTCACCCCAGACGCCCTGCCTGGTAGTCCCAGTTAGGGTCATCCCTGGGAATGGCAGCTGAGCCTACAGGATTAGTATCATCAGTTTGATGCACTTCATGGGCATGAGCTCAAGAAGGTTGCCAgactcattctttttcttctgggaggaGGATAGAGGAGAGTAAAATGTA contains:
- the GIMAP5 gene encoding GTPase, IMAP family member 5 (The RefSeq protein has 2 substitutions compared to this genomic sequence), which translates into the protein MEGLQRSRYGTMAEGGIEHQGFEPSSSLRIILVGKTGSGRSATGNSILCQPVFESKLGSQAVTRKCQRATGMWNGRSIVVVDTPPIFEAEAQDQEVYENIGACYLLSVPGPHVLLLVTQLGRFTEQDVVAVTRVKEVFGAGAERYMVILFTHKEDLEGGSLDEYVANTDNLRLRRLVRECGRRCSCRWGVAPMKKVRGATWTRYGCRLQSKSKT